CATCGAGAATTTTTTATAATCCTATTTGCGACATGTTCTAAATCATTCTCAATCTGGTGGCTCATCACATAATTGTCCTAATATAAGTTATTAGCTCGACATGTGTTTTTTTCAATTTGTgtcaactatatatatatatatatatatatatatatatatatatatatatatatatatatatatatatatatatatatatatatatatatatatatatatataaagaaatatttctaagcttatttaaaaataaattttaactaaaataaataatatttaatttataaattgaatttacttatatataaataatataattttccatttgttaaaaaatatcattatatatatatatatatatatatatatatatatatatatatatatataattctaaaAATGgttaaaatggattttaattttaatttaagaaaatttcacttaaaacggAGAATTTATttgtatataattataaatttgtgtaaaaatagaatttaattttaaaaagaaatttttctaaattatatataatattaaatatatttaataatagaatttatttttattaaagggaagtaaatttaaaaaaacatgaaatttattaacaaattatatatatgattataaaatttgttgaaaaagtaaagatattttaaaaagggaatttgttatttatatatatatatatatatatatatatatatatatatatatatatatatatatttaatagaattaaaaatattattttattttgaagaaaagGGAGTTTAATTTCAAAAATAGAAATTGTTTAACAAGGGAATTTAttaacaatttatatatatatatatatatatatatatatatatatatatatatatatatatatatatatatatatatatatatatcctagtTGGTTAAAGAATAGATtcttcatcatgtgatcaattcaAAATCTTTCGGTTATCCCTCCTTTTAGCTAAATTGAAATACTCATTTTCACGTTATCCCAAGTCATCGAATTGAAAGTGATCACATTTGGCTTGATTTGTTTCTCTATCATTGCCTTAAGGTACGTAATAGAAGACTTCACTAAACCGTTTTTGCATAGTGCATCTACGATTCAACATATTTCCATTTCCCTGCACTTATTTTTAGCTCCATCAAAATAGACGTTGTAACTTACAATGTTGCGCTATACGGGTAAGTTAGGAATGACATGTTATCGAGAACTCAACATCTCGCGATTGGAAGTCGATATTGTCTTTTAAAGTTCAATTGTAGTTGCACTGTGCATAAATGGTTTAGTATAGTCTACTACTATGATTCTTATACAAAGAGAAAGAAATCAATCCAGATATGGCCACTTCAAACTCCACAGTTGACTCGTGTTATCAATAGCCAAAATTAGAGTAAGAAAGTCACCGTATTTCGTAAACCATTGAttattaaattaaacaattgTCTGTTACGTTGATTGAAGTTCTTTTTAGACTAAGTCACTTGAGTATCAAGAATTTTCGataatcctatatatatatatatatatatatataggtgtgAGCATATACATTTAAGTATTGTAATAAGGTAATCAGTAAGATTCAAATGTTAATTTATATCAGGATAACATATTTAATTATGCAACAACACGTAGTATATTTGAGAGGAGATAGTTGATGTAATATATATAACTGGTAGTTGTTAATATAATACGATTATATATATAGTTGTAAATTAAAGCAGAAATTCAATATTACCTATGAGTAGCAGTACTAGTACTCTTTTAGCAGAAAAACTCAATCTAGCAGTATATTGGAAATTAAGAGAGACTGAGAATTTAACGGAGGATTCTAGCAGCAGAGACTAAAATAATAACAGAAGGGGTAGAACTAGTTAACAGTAGCATGATAGGGTGGTAGTAGTAGTAGAATTGGACAGAGGCAATATCGATAGCCAATTTAAGCGGTATTTTTAGTTTCCTGGAATCGAACTAGAATGGTCGGGGTCGGTCAGGTATTATTTGTAGATATTTCTggttaatttgttttctttaattATGTTGAATAAGTTGATTTGCAGGTGTGGTCGAATTGTCCCAATTTATGGACATGTTTAAGTTATAGGTTTGATGACCAATGTTGATTTaagttgatgcatgtttaagttgttgttgtttttgttgttgttgttgttgttgtatgttgatgttgttgtcgcATTGTTGTGTATTTGTTTTCGAAGTTGAAGTCGCATGACATACACTGcatgattaagttggccttgatggcatgaTTAAGTTAGCCTTGATGGCATTGATTAAGTTGGCCTCGATGGCACCCTGTTCaagttgttgaaatgcctcgataacctggcatctgtttaagttgggagttctactccaatggatccacatgcatatgcacagttgagtcaCACCCAAGTTTTATATGTGTAGTTATTGTTGTATCCTGTTGTTAATAGAAatcagttgttgttgttattaatcttgttgttgttgttgctatgtTGTTATGATTATCAAGTTGTTGTTTGTTGCCATTACTAAGTTAATGTAACTATTCATTCGTTATATTTTCGTTGTTGTGAAGCGGTGAATAATTGTATGATTCTTATCTAATACATATTAATTATCATTCTTCTGTTTATaattttcgatatctcaccccttctgctgatgtttcccctaccatgggaaatggacaggtactcaagattagctaTGGATGTTCGAAGTATTCTTAAGAAGTCTTTATGTTGCGTATGATAAGTCGAGAGGGTCTTGCTCAGATATGTAAcactcgggatgggattatgAATTACTCTATGTTATTATTACTAATTTAGTTGTTAAATAATTATAAAGTTGACGTTGTGAAGTTATAGTTGTTCTAAAAAGTTGTTAGttgaatattaataattataagttgtttttcAGTGTAATAAAGTATGATTTTATGATTCCACTGTGTGGTATTAAGAGTTGACttaatttaaagaaaattacGTATTGTATTCTAAGTTGAAATCTGACATCCCTTGCGTTGTTTGTGAAATTTTTTATACTCTGGTTTTAATATAgttgttgggtagatttggggtgttacattagttaGGGGGTGCGTGAGAGTAAacatggggtgaccgttcaagacagtcactagatctcatggctatcgagaggccaatcgacgtgtacTTAATGAGGATgcccttcaggggaaggacgaagtcattgtaaaaacacatggacataaaggaaaatccctacaggctagggagtacgtaggagcaagcacggggtgaccgttcaagacagtcactggatctcatggccatcgagaggccaattgacgtaggctaacgaagatgtccttcgtgcgaaggatgcgattttagaaatagaatccctacaggctagggaatgcgtagacgtAGGCACATGGTGACTATTCAAGACATTCAccaggtctcatggccatcgagaggccaatcgacgtgcattaataaagatgtccttcgtgggaaggacaagACTTTAAAAATAGAATTCCTACTaactagggagtgcgtagatgtaggcacagggtgactgttcaagacagttactatgtctcatggccatcgagaggccaattgacgtgcgtaataAAGATGTCCTTCATGGGAAGGACGCGATTTCAAAAATAGGATCCCTACCGGCTAGGAAGTGCGTAGATGTAGGCGCAGGGTGACCGTTTAAGAcagccactaggtctcatggccatcgaggggCCAATTGACGTGTGCATaaatggagatgtccttcgtgggaaggacatggtcttggaaatagagtccctgcaggccaggaaacgcgtaggaatacctacaaaattaaaacgcaatacattcgcagtatataaattgcaaacatataataagcacctaATCACAaaagccctaagttcataggttcggtaTGACGGCTTAAGGGGTCTACCCTTCCCATTGATATGTTGAAATTGCAAATATTAGTTTTTTGAACTTGTgattgaagaattgttaaaaaggAACTGAAggatttttctatttattttgtttatgttgaaaTTATACCGTCTTAATATCATCGTTCTTGCTTTTTAGGCATATATGATAATATTAGCATTGGAATGTGTGGATTGTATAAAATTATAACAATTGTTGAACCTAATTAAttattcatttgaggtatcacaatATTACAATGGTGTTATATGAACAGACACATTTATGGAAATAAGGAGCTTGTCACTGTGATTGTTGTCAATTCACTCCTCCACAAAAGGTAGCTACAATAGCATGAGACTTTGAAcatgattattaattttttaatagcaGCATCGGAGGTTTCATCATAGTAGTCCAACGATGCGTGGAATGTCAACGATATCGTGTGGAGTTCTAAGATCTTGGCTTGGAGATGGTTAGTCATAGGAAAAATTAGTCAAACCAATTGTAGCTTTTATAATTTTAGCAAAGAACGTATGCTATTTTTATTGTAAGTGTCAATTGGTGGGTAATTTTTCTTCGGGGTGTTTTGTTTTCCCGCCCCTTTTTGGTAAGTTCGGTTGAGAACTTGGGTTCTCTTTAATCAATGAAATCTTgcttaaagaaaaaaatagtagTCCAATTTTGCAATGTACTCAATATCATAGAGTCGTTCTCTTTAGTCATTCAACATATTTCGGTGCATGTCTGATGGGATGTATTAATAGTACATGTAGCGAGGTTGATCTTATTGGTGAAAAGATATTTTTCTATTACTGCCCTTGTCGGTAATTGAAACAAAATAGTGACGCGCAAGAAACCTTGTGATTTTAGTAAGTTTATTGGTGTTATTTATGTGTATTAGTTTTGTTACAAAGTATTATGTTTCATTTATTCATTGATGATTGCGTTCGAATTACACTAAAATTTCTCATGAAAGACAAGTCTTAAGTGAATGTCTGTAAATGCTTATCATATTATTCCAACACAATTTGACAGTTAAATTAAAAGTGTATTTTGGATAGTGGGAAAGAGTATGTGAACCAAAAATATTgtaaaattctcaaatgtaataaTGACATTCTTCTTGATTTAGTATGGGTGCAACTAATTCTTGACCGTCCAACTATCCTCCTATATTGCATTGCATGAAGTACTCTCTGAAGTTTTCAATAAAATTGAGTTTTCTCCCTAGTATACTATAAGGAGTTGAATTTCACTAATGAAATTGTATTGTATTAAAGCCATAGTGCAAACTGTCCAAAATTGAAGTAAATATTTAACTGTTGTATTCTGAACCTATTCACCTATGAGAATTTCATATGTGGTAATTGGTGAATTGAATTTGCTTTGTGATTTCAAGTTTTGTTTTAAGTGATTGATCGTTTATATTGATATGTCTTTGTATTGTAGATATATGAATAAACATAACAATGCGGATATAAAGCTAAGTAAAGGACGTGGTTTTGTCATATCCCCCAAAAGATTACTCAACCAAAGTATCGCTATTTGAAAGTATCACAATCTACTATATTTTCAACTGAATTTTAACATTAGTTTAAGAGCGTGGTttgaatgaagcattttaatatggaaaagtaatttttttgaatgaatttaaaatgACTAgatcaaaatttattgtttggattaaAATATAGAGAAttaataaaatgatataaatttatgaaGCATTTTATTGAAGTTAAATATAATGAATTTCAAATGACACTAAAAAGTAAGGAATTTGAAATTGCTCATccactctttatttttttttgtaaacaaaGAATTATTtataagggagaactaagggttctccaatctGTTTACAAGGAGAGTGCAAGCATCGCACGACAAAAAAAATTACACACCAATTCTAATTACGACAAAAAAAGCAAAGGCTCTTTGCTAAATTTGTAAAAGGAACAATTGGGTTGAGTAATATCCCTACAAAAGGTCCACCTCCAAACCAAAGTTTTGATCTTCCAAATCATATCATCCAAACTCCACTCCTCCTCCCTAAAGCACACCCCATTCCTAGCCAACCAAATGGACTAAGTCGTAGCAAACCAAATTAAATCCATTTTTTTCTCATCTACCTTTATAGATTTACAAAACAAGCGCCAATCCATAAAACTTGATAAACACTCATTATCCTCTATCACCCTTTTACCTGTCCAAAAAGCTATACCCCTCCAAATATTCTTAACCAAATTACAAGCAAAAAAAGAATGATCCCTAGTCTCCGGTTCCATGCCACAAAAAGAACACTTTAAAAGAGCTAAGGGAGTCGGGATACCTCTATTCATCAAAAGATCTTTTGTTGGAAGCCGATCCGCCAAAAGCCTCCATCCAAAAGCCTTAATCTTAAACGGCACCCCCGCTTTCCACACTAACCCAAAAGCCTCATAAAATCTACAAGGAGGACCAAAAGTATTACGGAGATTAGCATAACCATTATAACAAGAAGCCACCGGAAAGTCTTCACCCCCATTAGCATTCCACCTAACCATATCATGGCCGTCACCCCACCCCTCGTACGCCTCCAACAAAACACACAAGCACTCCCTCTCCTCCCCCGCCACCGAACCCCCCTCCACCACCTCCGAAACCCCCCAAATCACCCCATTCCCACTTACCGTTCACCCAACCACCCATCCCCGCCACCGACACCCCCTTTAACCGAGAAGCCTCAAAAACCGCTCTAAACTCGTCTTTCAAAATCAAACCATTCAACCAATTAGCTTCCCAAAAAAGCGTATTAAAACCATTTTTCGGAACAAAACTACAAGAAGAAAGAAATGGGTCATTATAAGAGCTTCTCCCTATTTTCACCAAGTCTTTCTACCACAAAGAGCCCCCCTTGGTGCCAACACAAGAATCGACTCCCCCCATCACCTTAACCGCTAAATCACCATACCGGGCCTTTAAGATGTGATACCAAAGAGAATCCGAACCTTATAAGACTTTCCATCTCCATTTACACAAAAGAGCAACATTAAATTCCGAAATATTTTTCACACCCAAACCCCCTTCTCAAAAGGTTTATTCACATCCTTCCAATTAATCCAATGAATACACCTTTTTTCCTCCACCCCTCCCCATAAGAAGTTACTTTGGAGCCTCCTAAAAACATTTGCCACTTTCGccggcatcttgtaaaaagacatagtgaaaatcattaaagagCTCAAAATAGATTTCAACAAAGTGATCCTCCCCCCTAAGTTAAGAAATCTATTCTTCCACCATGCCAACCAATTTTTCATCTTATCAAAAAGAGGTCTCCACATCTCTTCCTTCCTAGGATTTTCTCCTACCCTAATCCCAAGAAATTTAAACTTTCATTCTTCCACCTTACAACCAAGAACACAAGCGGCGGCCTCCAAAAAAGAATTGTTAACATTAATACCAATCAACTTACTTTTGTGATAATTAATACCCAATCCCGATACAAGTTCAAACGCCCTTAACACCGCTTTCATCGCCCAAATTTGTTTCCAAGATCCTTTTCCAACTAATAAGGGGTCATCCGCGAATTGGAGAATGTCAACCTTACATCTATCATGAATAGAGAAACACTCATAATCTCCAACCGACATCGATTGTTTTACAAACTTGGAAAGCCCCTCCACCACCATCACAAAAAGGAAGAGTGAGAGcggatctccttgtctcaaaccTTTGCCGACCCTAAACTCCCTTGTGGGGCTCCCGTTAACAAGCACCACTCTTTATAATATGAACTAAATTCTTGATtgataatttttcaaattttgcaaGAAAGTcctatattttatgaaaatttcaaattcgtcaaaattttttcaaaaaataaaaataaatccttAATAATATTCATATTTTACAAATTAGTCACttcaaattttcataaaaatgtaaatttatccctattttatatattttaaatttggccaaaatttttaaaaaaaaaaactacaaataTGACCTTAgaaatttaacaatgaatcattttacgaaaccatccaaacaaaataatttaaaaaaaaataaatttctattgaatcatttaaaagacacagaattttgaattctttgaaaaaaaactttagttttatttaatatatatttacttattttaaataacaatgaatcatttttttgttattttttcatttaaattcatTCCGAATTTAAAGAaataatcttagttttatttaacatatatttttgagATCAAATAATTATTGCaagaatttttaaaattataaaaaagaaaaattatttgttagtcaaaaataatttaaaataataagagGGAGAAAAAAGAGCTAGATATCCAAAATCTAACAATTATATATCCAAATTGATAGTTAATGGAAAAAAGAGGGAGAGCTAGATATGAGATGTAACATGACTATAAATCAAATTTATTGAAGTTTAAATTTGTAAAAATTTATACTAATGCCCACACCCGcataatctaaaaaaaaaaaaaggcatgGCGCAAGGATGGGATACTAGAGAGTTTGGGCTTAAAACTTTAATGTTGTGTTGTCTCTATTGGAGTAAATGGAAGATAAAGTTTCAACAAATAATATTGTGGAAAGGTTTAAATTAACAACAAAACCATACAAAAATTCACATATAGTCtatgaaaaacaacaaaaagttgATGTTCTAGGAGATAGAGCGACTTGAAGTGATCAACGGATAATGAAATACCTCATTTTATGGAATTTATAGATTGATGAATATTTGACCCATAATTTCTAATCCACTCTTTGTTTCTACATTTACAAGTAACTCAAACAATGCTAGTAATATGTTGTAAGACCATACTTTTAATACGAGAACTCGACCCTTTCTTATAAAGGAAAAATAAGGCGATGATATAAAATAGATTTAGGAGAGCTTATGTAAAATAAGGCGCCTAATTCTGAGTTACAGAACTTCAGTTAAGATCAAAACATTAAAgggatgattttctgtcaggtgcaatcgatttgcagtAGTGTGCAAttgattgctcactgaaccagaagcgAAGAAAGTTAATTTTTCAtaatgcaatcgattgcttgacccctgcaatcgattTCTCACTGAACCAGgagtaaaaatcacatttttcttacATTGAACCTGTTTTAAAACATCTATTTCCGTCCCAAACTATCCCAAGCATGAAGTGATCATTCTTAGCATGATTTTATAGACAAAACAACATAGAAAAATCAGCAAGCACCCTCATGAAATCAAGGATATTATCTTCTTGATTTACTTTACCATGAAAGCACAAATGATGGTGATACAATCCCAAACAAGTGCATACCAATCCTAACTAAATTAAACATGATGGAATTATCAGTACATCATTTCACAACTCATGCAACCATAAGATCCAACATGCATGTTCCTAAATCAATGATCAATAGAAGTTCATACTTCATAATCACATACAACACAAAATCAGCAAGTTCACAATAATATATCATAGATTTCTATGAACCCTAACACATAGAAACATGAAAATCCATAATCAAACGCATACCATAACATTATAGAACACAATTTCCATCAATTAATCAACGATGTAATGAATTGATCTCAATCCAAACCCCACATCCTGAAAACTTTAACCAAATCCTACCCAAGTTTCTAACTAGGAACCCACCTTAGATTAATAGAGGTTAAGATGACATCCGTGCAGCAATTGAACTCTTCTCTTGCCCAAAATTCTACCTTTATTACCAAGAAAGTTTTTCCTCAATTTTCAACAAGAATCTCCAACCTTCAAATATGTTTTTCTCCTACAATACATAATCTATGAACACAAAATCATATATCAAATAGAAGAGAATTTCGTGAGCTTTATGAAAAGTCCAAAATCGtttcaatcggagttacgagcagagagatatTACATTTTAGTGGAAGTTGCACCATTTTTGTGAAAATGGAACTTGAACTATgagttcttcttttcttctttgttctaatctctttttttttgaaccaaacaatatattaattcaaaaaagtcAATACAAACAAGGCAATCCAAAGGATTCAGCCACCAAAATAAAACCTATACCATTAGAGATGCAATATGCTCTCTAATTCTCCTATTTCTCCAACCTCTATATACAACACTATTTTTAATTCTATCTAAGGTATTGTTCCTATAAGTATCATTCTTCACTACAAGAAATTTTCCATATACCAACGGACACCATTAGTGATGGCTGATAGATCTGTGGGTATAGGTAACATATACCTACAAAATTTCGTTACCGTAGTTATAGGTAtcatatattagaaaataaattaCAAGGTTTCATGGTAGGAAAATTCATCTccacttattatttttttttttaatttgtagtattttaat
The Vicia villosa cultivar HV-30 ecotype Madison, WI linkage group LG6, Vvil1.0, whole genome shotgun sequence genome window above contains:
- the LOC131613246 gene encoding uncharacterized protein LOC131613246; this translates as MVRWNANGGEDFPVASCYNGYANLRNTFGPPCRFYEAFGLVWKAGVPFKIKAFGWRLLADRLPTKDLLMNRGIPTPLALLKCSFCGMEPETRDHSFFACNLVKNIWRGIAFWTGKRVIEDNECLSSFMDWRLFCKSIKVDEKKMDLIWFATT